A stretch of Ranitomeya variabilis isolate aRanVar5 chromosome 3, aRanVar5.hap1, whole genome shotgun sequence DNA encodes these proteins:
- the MRPS17 gene encoding small ribosomal subunit protein uS17m isoform X2, with translation MSVVRTTVHAKWIVGKVIGTKMRKTAKVRVTRMVLDSYLLKYYNKRKTYFAHDAEQQCTVGDIVLLKALPERRSKHVTHELSEIVFKVGRVVDPFTGKLCAGSKFLESLEDIKLDDLDKHLQDLKISAGISEEKKADS, from the exons ATGTCAGTCGTCCGCACCACTGTTCATGCCAAATGGATTGTAGGAAAAGTAATAGGgacaaagatgagaaaaacagctaAAGTACGTGTGACAAGGATGGTGTTGGATTCCTACTTACTAAAG TATTACAACAAGAGGAAGACTTACTTTGCCCACGATGCAGAGCAGCAGTGCACAGTAGGCGACATTGTGCTGCTGAAAGCTTTACCCGAAAGAAGAAGCAAGCACGTCACTCATGAACTGTCTGAAATCGTTTTTAAAGTGGGCAGAGTGGTTGACCCTTTTACTGGGAAGCTCTGTGCTGGCAGCAAATTTCTGGAGAGTTTAGAGGACATTAAGTTAGATGATCTGGATAAACATCTCCAGGATCTGAAAATCTCAGCTGGCATAAGTGAAGAGAAGAAAGCAGATTCATGA
- the MRPS17 gene encoding small ribosomal subunit protein uS17m isoform X1 translates to MVYPVITMSVVRTTVHAKWIVGKVIGTKMRKTAKVRVTRMVLDSYLLKYYNKRKTYFAHDAEQQCTVGDIVLLKALPERRSKHVTHELSEIVFKVGRVVDPFTGKLCAGSKFLESLEDIKLDDLDKHLQDLKISAGISEEKKADS, encoded by the exons ATG GTGTACCCAGTTATCACCATGTCAGTCGTCCGCACCACTGTTCATGCCAAATGGATTGTAGGAAAAGTAATAGGgacaaagatgagaaaaacagctaAAGTACGTGTGACAAGGATGGTGTTGGATTCCTACTTACTAAAG TATTACAACAAGAGGAAGACTTACTTTGCCCACGATGCAGAGCAGCAGTGCACAGTAGGCGACATTGTGCTGCTGAAAGCTTTACCCGAAAGAAGAAGCAAGCACGTCACTCATGAACTGTCTGAAATCGTTTTTAAAGTGGGCAGAGTGGTTGACCCTTTTACTGGGAAGCTCTGTGCTGGCAGCAAATTTCTGGAGAGTTTAGAGGACATTAAGTTAGATGATCTGGATAAACATCTCCAGGATCTGAAAATCTCAGCTGGCATAAGTGAAGAGAAGAAAGCAGATTCATGA